The Verrucomicrobiia bacterium genomic interval CCTCCTGCCTGTCCGAGCAAGCCCTCGACAGCCGTGCCGCCCAGCGCCACCAGCACTTTCGGCTTGATGAGGTCGATCTGCTCATGGAGGAACGGAATGCACGTTTGCATCTCCTGTGAGGTTGGCTTGCGATTTCCCGATTCCTGCGCAGGCATGTCGGGGCGGCACTTCAAGATATTTGCAATGTAAACTTTTTCGCGGCTGAGGTTCATTGCCTGGATGATCTTTGTCAGCAACTGGCCCGCCTTCCCGACGAATGGCTCGCCCGCCTGGTCTTCATCTGCACCAGGAGCTTCGCCGACGAACATCAGCTCGGCGTCAATATTCCCAACGCCGAACACAACATTTTGGCGCGCGGCCACCAACGGCGGACATTGCGTGCATTCCAGGACCTTTTTTCTCAGGGCTTCGAATGCGGCAGCCTTGGGCGAATCGGCGATTGCAGCAGACGGGGCTGGAACTGCGGCGGCCGAAAGTTCGACCACAACGGGTTTCGCGGATGGAATGCTTGGTTGCGCGCGAGCTGCAACCGAGCGCGATGTCACGGGGCCGGGGGAAGCTGACGCGGCGCGGCGGACGGGTGCAGCAGGCGTCAAAGCGGCGAGGGCCGCGAGTTTTTCCGGCGAAACAGGAATAAACCGAACGCCGTGCGCCTTGAGATCCTTCACGTGCGCGATCGTCGCCTCTAACAACTCCTGGTAAACGTCGGACATAGCTTCAGTTCGATTCCGTGGTCTCTCGCGCTTCGTGATTCCGATTGATCGGGCGGCGCTTACTCGTGCCGCAGGGCTTCCACGGGATCCATCTTTGCCGCGCGCATGGCGGGATAGATTCCGAAGATCACACCGACCATTCCCGAAATGGTGAACGCGAGCAGCGGCGACCAGAACGTCACAATCGTTTTCATTCCCGCAGTGTGGGTGACGATCAGCGGGATCATCACGCCAAGGATCACGCCTATCAGACCGCCCGCGCCGGAAAGCATCACGGTCTCAACAAGAAATTGTATGACGATGTCCCGCCGCCGGGCGCCGAGCGCGCGGCGGATGCCGATCTCACGCGTGCGTTCGGTAACGCTCGCGAGCATGATGTTCATGATGCCTATGCCTCCGACGAGCAGAGAGATGGCGGCGATGGACCCGAGGACGATGTTGAAGATCTGCTTGGTCCGTTCGGCGCTCTTCAGCAATTCAAGCGGCACGACGATTTCATAATCCTTCTTCTTGTGATTGCGCTGCATCACTTCTTTGATGGCCTCCGATACGCCCATGACCTTGTCGAGCGATTCGACCTTTACCGTGAGATCGTGCAGTTGGACGCGCTCGGCTTCGGTGCTGCCGGCGCGGCGGCGGATCAGGACTTCGCCATAACGCGACTTGCCGGTTTCCAGCGGGATGAACATGCGATGCACGGCCGATTTGGAATCGCCCTGCCCCTCTTCGCCTTTGATCTCGGTGCGTGGTTCCATGACGCCGATGACCTGATAGTAATCGCTTCCCACGCGTACATGCTGGCCGATGGGCGACTGCAATGGAAACAGGGCTGCGACCATTTCTGCGCCCAGCACGCAGACACCCGCCTGCCCTGTCATATCGTGGTCCGTAAAGAATCGGCCCGCGGCCACGCGATGGTTTCGCATCTCGGGATACCACGGAACCGTGCTCACCACGTCGCAGTCGACGCGCCGGCTGATGTTCCAGACATAGTCGCGAATGATACGCGCGGGCAGGACAATCGAAACGCCGGGGATCGTCATGGCGATGCGTTTGGCATCGTTGTAAGTGATCCCGTATTGCAGCACGGAACTTTGGCTTCC includes:
- a CDS encoding uracil-DNA glycosylase — protein: MSDVYQELLEATIAHVKDLKAHGVRFIPVSPEKLAALAALTPAAPVRRAASASPGPVTSRSVAARAQPSIPSAKPVVVELSAAAVPAPSAAIADSPKAAAFEALRKKVLECTQCPPLVAARQNVVFGVGNIDAELMFVGEAPGADEDQAGEPFVGKAGQLLTKIIQAMNLSREKVYIANILKCRPDMPAQESGNRKPTSQEMQTCIPFLHEQIDLIKPKVLVALGGTAVEGLLGQAGGITKLRGNWQTYRGIPLMPTYHPAYLLRNQSITEKRKVWEDMLQVMAKLQMAINDKQRNFFLKAGS
- a CDS encoding ABC transporter permease, whose protein sequence is MARLQRAVRLGMKSLWLHRLRSLLTALGIVFGVCSVISMLAIGEGASYEAQERIKSLGSQNILLRSVKPPEEQKVSDRGSQSSVLQYGITYNDAKRIAMTIPGVSIVLPARIIRDYVWNISRRVDCDVVSTVPWYPEMRNHRVAAGRFFTDHDMTGQAGVCVLGAEMVAALFPLQSPIGQHVRVGSDYYQVIGVMEPRTEIKGEEGQGDSKSAVHRMFIPLETGKSRYGEVLIRRRAGSTEAERVQLHDLTVKVESLDKVMGVSEAIKEVMQRNHKKKDYEIVVPLELLKSAERTKQIFNIVLGSIAAISLLVGGIGIMNIMLASVTERTREIGIRRALGARRRDIVIQFLVETVMLSGAGGLIGVILGVMIPLIVTHTAGMKTIVTFWSPLLAFTISGMVGVIFGIYPAMRAAKMDPVEALRHE